A region of the Thioploca ingrica genome:
TCCAGAATATTAAATTTAGCCATAACATCCATGAACATTTTTGCCGTTAACACCATGCCTTCACGTACCGTATCCAAGGTCGTTTCTGGTTTAGCAATCGCATCTAATCCTAATTCCATGCTATCTTTAATCGCTAATAATTCCGTAGCAAATTTTTCTAAAGCATATTTACGGGCATGATCGAGATCGCGTGTCATCCGCTTTTGTAAGTTATCGTATTCTGCTCGGTTACGCAGGAGGGTGTCCCAATGATTTGCTGCTGTTTGAGTCACTTCCGCCAACTGGCGCTTTAATTCTTCAACTGAGGGTGTTACTTCAACTTCGGCATTAACGGTTTCATTTGATTCTGTACTCGTCATTTCAACCGACGTGCTCGTTTCCACAGTGGCATCAGCCGCTGGTTCTCGAGCCGCATTGCCATAAGGATGCTCAATCGTCTCATCTGGTGAAGTCGTGTTAGGATGAGATTGTCCGGCTGAATCGGGTTCCGCCGCTATGGATGATTCTGATTGACTCTGTTGATTCATCGTCATAATGAATTATCTCCTTAATTGTTAATCGCTTGTTACTTATCGTTATTCACTGCTCACTGCTCAGTGAAAATAAATAGGGATAATTCAATGATGTTCAAGGCTAAATTGCATTTTTTCCTTGTTGCCTTGGTGCTAACATCTCATTTTCAAGAAGATGAGACGCTTATAATAGCTGGTTAAGGATAGTTTAATGCCGAACCTAATAATTTAGCAGTTAAATCCACAATCGGGATAACTCGTTCATAAGGCATGCGAGTCGGACCAATAATCCCTAATACGCCGATGACTTCGCCTTTAACTCGGTAAGGAGAGGTAATCACACTACAATCCCCAAGTACTTCATAACCGGATTCTTCGCCAATAAAGATCTGCATCCTTTGCGCTTTAAGTGTTTGATCCAGTAAATGTAAAATATCACTTTTTTGATTAAAGGCTACAAATAAATCGCGCAATTTCTCTACACTCGAAGAAAGTTCAGTTACATTCATCAGGTTAGTTTGTCCAGCCATCACAAAATCATCTGCTATTGCTTCTTCTTCAAATGCTTTATCAGCCACTTCAATGACCGTTTGCATAATGCTGTCCAGGTGTTGACGAGTTTCTCGCAATTCGGTGAGTAAATCTTCTCGTACTGCTTTTATTTCCTTACCGACAAAGGCATCATTTAAATAATTCGCGGCATATTGTAATTCCGCCGGTGAGTAACGACGTGATGTGTGTATAATACGATTTTCTACATCATATTTGTTGAAAACCAGAATCACTAATACCCGTTTTTTGGAAAGCGGTAAAAATTCGACATGACGTAATGCCTTAGAGTTATGTCGTGGTAACATGACTACACTGGCTAAATGAGTGACCTCAGAAAGTAAGTTGGAAGTCTGTTCCCACAAATTTTGCTCATAATAATGTTGGGTAAATAAACGTCGTAAGTGTTGTTCTTCATCATTGTTTAAGGGTTTAACTGGTAATAGCGTATCAACAAACAGTCGATAACCTCTCACTGTTGGAATGCGACCAGCCGAAGTATGTGGTGAGCAAATTAGCCCCATTTCTTCTAGATCAGCCATAACATTACGAATGGTTGCCGGACTGAGATCCAAATCCGTTTCCCGTGATAAAGTACGTGAACCAACGGGTTGACCATCACGAATATAACGATCCACTAATATTTTAAGTAAATACTGAGCACGTTCACTCATCTGGTGATAGCCCGATTTATGACGATTAGACATCTAGCACCACCCCATTGACTTCTCTTGGTTAAAATTTATCACTATAACGTCAACACAACAATTAAGATATAAAATTCCGGAAGGCCAAAAAATCAGTATTCAGGCAAAATTAAGCTGATATCTGGGGATTTAATAATCCTTTTCCATACTTTATTAGAAAAGAAAGACAAGGGGATTAGTTTTACCAAGATATCTAGATATACTAGTGTTGCATTTTTTACCCAATTTAGGATACTCATGTTTAAAAATATAGGGCTTATAAGCAAACCTG
Encoded here:
- a CDS encoding GrpE protein, whose product is MTMNQQSQSESSIAAEPDSAGQSHPNTTSPDETIEHPYGNAAREPAADATVETSTSVEMTSTESNETVNAEVEVTPSVEELKRQLAEVTQTAANHWDTLLRNRAEYDNLQKRMTRDLDHARKYALEKFATELLAIKDSMELGLDAIAKPETTLDTVREGMVLTAKMFMDVMAKFNILEINPQNQKFDPQWHEAIAIQPIPNIVAGTVLHVHQKGYQLNDRLLRPARVIVAKALETEKSLENQG
- a CDS encoding HrcA family transcriptional regulator, which codes for MSNRHKSGYHQMSERAQYLLKILVDRYIRDGQPVGSRTLSRETDLDLSPATIRNVMADLEEMGLICSPHTSAGRIPTVRGYRLFVDTLLPVKPLNNDEEQHLRRLFTQHYYEQNLWEQTSNLLSEVTHLASVVMLPRHNSKALRHVEFLPLSKKRVLVILVFNKYDVENRIIHTSRRYSPAELQYAANYLNDAFVGKEIKAVREDLLTELRETRQHLDSIMQTVIEVADKAFEEEAIADDFVMAGQTNLMNVTELSSSVEKLRDLFVAFNQKSDILHLLDQTLKAQRMQIFIGEESGYEVLGDCSVITSPYRVKGEVIGVLGIIGPTRMPYERVIPIVDLTAKLLGSALNYP